Proteins encoded in a region of the Flavobacterium sp. MDT1-60 genome:
- a CDS encoding DUF885 domain-containing protein, whose product MKKLFISFFAILLLFSCNKSAKTTTDKALDQKFDKYKDGFVTDLWKINPGWASGVGYHKLDSILVIPDAKETKAQLDFANAQLDSLKQYDIESLSNNNKTDFQMIKNQLEATIFSIKELKASEWNPAEYNVCGAFAEILNGKYDAAEVRLRAFNIKMNNIPAYYEAAKKNIKNPTIEHTDLAIAQNIGGSSVFEDDLNAALTQSKLSAAEKKEMQDKAKVSIKAIKDYADWLQKLPNKTPRSFRLGADLYAKKFNFDIQSSYTADEIYKIAVDHKNDLHDKMFVIADKLWSKYKGNAPKPTDKLDLIKQVIDKISLQHTTPEKFQSEIEKQIPELITYVKAKNLLYIDPSKPLVVRKEPAYMAGVAGASISAPGPYDKNADTYYNVGSMSGWTAENAESYLREYNDYILQILNIHEAVPGHYTQLVYSNQSPSIIKSILGNGAMVEGWAVYAEKMMLESGYKNSDEMWLMYYKWNLRATCNTILDNSVHTKGMSKEDAMILLTREAFQQQAEAEGKWKRVTLSQVQLCSYFTGYTEIYNLREELKKKEGDTFNLKQFHEKFLSFGSAPVKYIKELMLSKE is encoded by the coding sequence ATGAAAAAACTGTTTATTTCATTTTTTGCCATTTTATTACTTTTTTCCTGTAATAAAAGCGCTAAAACCACTACAGACAAAGCTTTAGATCAAAAATTTGATAAGTACAAAGACGGATTTGTTACCGATTTATGGAAAATTAATCCGGGGTGGGCTTCGGGAGTTGGTTATCATAAATTAGATAGTATTCTGGTGATTCCGGACGCGAAGGAAACGAAAGCACAACTTGATTTTGCCAATGCCCAATTGGATTCACTAAAACAATATGATATTGAAAGTTTGTCTAATAATAATAAGACCGATTTTCAAATGATAAAAAATCAGTTAGAAGCGACGATTTTCAGTATTAAAGAACTAAAAGCGTCTGAATGGAATCCTGCAGAATATAATGTCTGTGGTGCTTTCGCAGAAATTTTAAATGGAAAATACGATGCTGCAGAAGTTCGCTTACGTGCTTTTAATATCAAAATGAATAACATTCCGGCTTATTACGAAGCTGCAAAAAAGAATATAAAAAATCCAACAATTGAACATACTGATCTTGCAATTGCACAGAACATTGGCGGTTCTTCTGTTTTTGAAGATGATTTAAACGCTGCTTTAACACAAAGCAAATTGAGTGCTGCTGAGAAAAAAGAAATGCAAGACAAAGCAAAAGTTTCAATAAAAGCCATTAAAGATTATGCTGACTGGCTACAAAAATTACCAAATAAAACGCCTCGTTCTTTTAGATTAGGAGCCGATTTGTATGCGAAGAAATTCAACTTCGACATTCAATCCAGTTATACAGCTGACGAAATTTATAAAATTGCAGTTGATCACAAAAATGATTTGCATGACAAAATGTTTGTAATTGCAGATAAACTTTGGTCAAAATACAAAGGAAATGCGCCAAAACCCACTGATAAACTGGATTTAATCAAACAGGTTATTGATAAAATTTCATTACAGCACACTACTCCGGAGAAATTTCAATCGGAAATCGAAAAACAAATTCCAGAATTGATAACCTACGTTAAAGCGAAAAATTTATTATATATCGATCCGTCAAAACCTTTAGTAGTGCGTAAAGAACCAGCTTATATGGCGGGTGTTGCAGGTGCTTCCATTTCTGCTCCGGGACCATATGATAAAAATGCAGATACTTATTATAACGTAGGAAGTATGTCTGGCTGGACGGCTGAAAATGCCGAAAGTTATTTACGCGAATACAACGACTATATTCTTCAAATTTTAAACATTCACGAAGCAGTTCCAGGGCATTACACACAATTGGTTTACAGCAATCAGTCGCCAAGTATTATAAAATCTATTTTAGGGAACGGCGCCATGGTAGAAGGCTGGGCAGTTTATGCTGAAAAAATGATGTTAGAGAGCGGTTATAAAAACTCTGATGAAATGTGGTTAATGTATTATAAATGGAATTTGAGAGCAACTTGTAATACCATTTTAGATAACAGTGTTCACACCAAAGGCATGTCTAAAGAAGATGCCATGATTTTACTTACCAGAGAAGCTTTTCAGCAGCAAGCCGAAGCAGAAGGGAAGTGGAAGCGTGTAACGTTATCACAAGTGCAATTATGCTCTTATTTTACAGGATATACCGAGATTTATAATTTAAGAGAAGAACTTAAGAAAAAAGAAGGTGATACCTTTAATTTAAAACAATTTCATGAAAAATTCCTAAGTTTTGGAAGCGCTCCCGTAAAATACATCAAAGAATTAATGTTATCTAAAGAGTAA
- a CDS encoding zinc-binding alcohol dehydrogenase family protein, protein MKAAVVYKKGESPKYAEFAEPIPQNDNEILLLVKAVAITNLDKGKASGKHYSSENHNENGFVVGSDAIGLLENGTRVYARGITGTIAEKTIIDKNILVPLPEGISNTIAAAMPNAVAGSAIALKFRAGIKPGETVLINGGAGFTGQMAIQIAKHYGAKRIIVTARNEKTFQKLLDLGADEIISLKQDDETIIKKLKEIHLNTPIDIVLDYLWGHTAELILSALKGNGSFTHKVRYVNIGSMAGDAIQLSAGILRSVDIQLSGSGLGSWSKEELKLLLSEILPEMFLLAAQNKIKVDIEEVKLIDIEQMWNADVSDGKRLVITI, encoded by the coding sequence ATGAAAGCAGCAGTAGTTTATAAAAAGGGCGAATCGCCAAAATATGCAGAATTTGCAGAACCAATTCCACAAAATGATAACGAAATTTTACTTTTGGTAAAAGCCGTTGCTATTACCAATTTAGATAAAGGAAAAGCCAGCGGTAAACATTATTCTTCAGAAAATCACAATGAAAACGGATTTGTTGTTGGTAGTGATGCCATAGGTTTGTTAGAAAATGGCACAAGAGTGTATGCCCGTGGCATTACCGGTACAATCGCAGAGAAAACAATTATAGATAAAAATATTCTTGTTCCATTGCCTGAAGGAATTAGCAATACGATAGCAGCCGCGATGCCAAATGCAGTTGCAGGATCTGCAATTGCGCTTAAATTTAGAGCAGGAATAAAACCAGGAGAAACTGTTTTGATAAACGGCGGTGCTGGTTTTACAGGTCAAATGGCCATTCAGATTGCAAAACATTATGGAGCAAAAAGAATAATTGTTACCGCAAGAAATGAAAAAACATTCCAAAAACTATTAGATTTAGGCGCTGATGAAATTATTTCATTAAAACAAGATGACGAAACGATTATCAAAAAGCTTAAGGAAATTCATTTAAATACACCAATAGATATCGTTTTAGATTATTTATGGGGACATACTGCGGAATTAATCCTTTCAGCTTTAAAGGGCAATGGTTCCTTTACCCATAAAGTACGTTATGTTAATATTGGAAGTATGGCTGGAGATGCTATTCAGTTGTCAGCAGGAATTTTAAGAAGCGTTGATATTCAATTATCAGGCTCTGGTTTAGGCAGTTGGTCAAAAGAAGAACTAAAATTGTTGTTATCGGAAATACTTCCGGAAATGTTTCTTCTGGCCGCTCAAAACAAAATAAAGGTAGATATTGAAGAAGTTAAACTAATTGATATTGAACAAATGTGGAATGCTGATGTTTCAGACGGTAAACGTTTAGTTATAACGATCTAA
- a CDS encoding Crp/Fnr family transcriptional regulator produces MFDKFRNKFPLDDSKWNEYTSYFQRLEVPAKTSLLEEGEISKKLFIIEKGCIRVWFNNNGKDLTTQFFFENQSVASIESFMKKLPSPVVIETIESSVLWCIQKKDLDKILEEIKEVPELRDRFINMLFERTFDYIKHFVSFIKDSPTQRYLSLIKERPQVLQRVQQHYIASYLGVSTVHLSRIKSQLLHKK; encoded by the coding sequence ATGTTTGATAAATTCCGAAATAAATTCCCTCTCGACGATTCAAAATGGAATGAATATACAAGTTACTTCCAACGCCTTGAAGTTCCAGCAAAAACAAGTCTTCTGGAAGAAGGCGAAATCTCAAAAAAGCTTTTTATAATCGAAAAAGGCTGTATTCGGGTTTGGTTTAATAATAACGGAAAAGATTTAACTACTCAGTTTTTTTTCGAAAATCAAAGTGTGGCTTCTATTGAAAGTTTCATGAAAAAATTACCAAGTCCGGTTGTTATTGAAACCATTGAATCTTCTGTTTTGTGGTGTATTCAAAAAAAAGATCTGGATAAAATTTTAGAAGAAATCAAAGAAGTTCCAGAATTGCGAGATAGGTTTATTAATATGCTTTTTGAGCGTACATTTGATTATATAAAACATTTTGTTTCTTTTATAAAAGACTCCCCTACTCAACGTTATCTTAGTTTAATTAAAGAAAGGCCTCAAGTACTGCAGCGAGTGCAACAACATTACATTGCTTCTTATCTTGGAGTTAGTACAGTTCATTTAAGCCGAATTAAAAGTCAATTGCTTCATAAAAAATAA
- a CDS encoding RDD family protein codes for MSNKTDEELIKIVTVNRTKYQESAIDAAEKEIDLRQIDASKFEKITAKVELENQVIKKIENNTVGARIRFVNFIIDFIVIFILYCIIVPVLETFLPLVGRAQLSIYRLGSLVFFVALYYIPLEYGFQKTLGKIITKTKVVTLEGNKPELIDIISRTFCRLIPFDRFSFFYSRNGFHDAISRTKVVKDNV; via the coding sequence ATGTCTAACAAAACAGACGAAGAATTAATTAAAATCGTTACAGTAAATCGTACCAAATATCAAGAATCGGCTATTGACGCTGCAGAAAAGGAAATTGATTTAAGGCAAATTGATGCTTCTAAATTTGAAAAAATAACAGCAAAAGTTGAACTCGAAAATCAGGTTATCAAAAAGATTGAAAACAATACAGTTGGAGCAAGAATTCGATTTGTAAATTTTATAATTGATTTTATTGTGATTTTTATTCTTTATTGCATTATTGTTCCAGTCTTGGAAACCTTTTTACCATTAGTAGGCAGAGCTCAATTATCTATTTATAGACTTGGTTCTCTAGTTTTTTTTGTAGCACTTTATTATATCCCGCTTGAGTATGGATTTCAAAAAACTTTGGGAAAGATTATAACTAAAACTAAGGTTGTAACTTTAGAAGGAAATAAACCAGAACTTATCGATATTATCAGTAGAACATTTTGCAGACTTATTCCTTTTGATAGATTTTCATTTTTCTATTCTCGAAATGGCTTTCATGATGCAATTTCAAGAACTAAAGTAGTAAAAGATAATGTTTGA
- a CDS encoding glyoxalase produces MADRDTFLREFRGETLGTVSAQSSADELFQNQTIRPILKLQNDLFIAVFINYVNKNKADFYSYTVEKKLQVIENSIQKDIKFRNSLKGIVMALFTIEEYETYIQNSSSLNKRMMNLLIDRLKSQVQLFELKSNSN; encoded by the coding sequence ATGGCAGATAGAGACACTTTTTTAAGAGAATTCAGAGGCGAAACTTTAGGAACTGTAAGTGCTCAATCTTCGGCAGATGAGTTGTTTCAAAATCAGACGATTAGGCCTATTTTAAAACTGCAAAATGATTTGTTTATTGCGGTGTTTATCAACTACGTAAATAAAAACAAAGCCGATTTCTATTCGTATACCGTCGAAAAGAAACTCCAGGTGATAGAAAATTCCATTCAAAAAGATATTAAATTCAGAAACTCTTTAAAAGGAATTGTGATGGCACTTTTTACGATTGAAGAATATGAAACTTACATTCAAAATTCGTCAAGTCTAAATAAAAGAATGATGAATTTGTTGATTGACCGATTGAAAAGTCAGGTGCAATTGTTTGAATTGAAATCGAATTCAAATTAG
- a CDS encoding acyl-CoA thioesterase, with amino-acid sequence MRFHTRKWVKPEDLNPNGTLFGGKLLAWIDEELALYSIVQLQNPKVVTKYMSEINFKSSARQGDIVEIGIDVVKFGNTSLVLKCAVRNMMTREIIITIDHTTMVNLDEDGKPKAHGKTQIEFVKDRL; translated from the coding sequence ATGCGATTTCATACCAGAAAGTGGGTTAAGCCCGAAGATTTAAATCCAAACGGAACTTTATTCGGAGGAAAATTATTAGCGTGGATTGATGAAGAACTAGCTTTGTACTCCATTGTGCAACTTCAAAACCCGAAAGTAGTAACCAAATACATGTCAGAAATCAATTTTAAAAGTTCTGCCCGTCAGGGTGATATCGTAGAAATTGGAATTGATGTCGTTAAATTCGGAAATACATCACTGGTTTTAAAATGCGCAGTAAGAAACATGATGACGCGTGAAATCATTATTACAATTGACCATACAACAATGGTTAATTTAGATGAAGATGGTAAACCAAAAGCGCACGGAAAAACCCAAATCGAATTCGTAAAAGACCGTTTATAA
- a CDS encoding mechanosensitive ion channel family protein: MHKPLDKIFNFLYPLFRDWGMSRNFASYISLIFNIAIMVALAYAIYYVAKFVLVTLTAIFAQKTKTKFDDYLIHNKTTKYTAYLIPFFFIYKAVPIILDRYEYWETLFGKIVGIYIVLISLWIIRTIFNALRDYLKQKPEYSDKPIDSFVQVIMIVLWIFGVAMIISTLFGIKKGELLTILGTLSAIIILIFRDTILGFVSSVQVAINDMVRIGDWITMDKFGADGDVIEINLTTVKVRNFDNTITTIPTYALSSDSFQNWRGMQKSDGRRIKRHVLIKSSSIRFLTNEDLNQMKKVQLISSYIVTRQAEIEKYNVMHGIDKTLSLNGRNMTNLGLFRKYIMQYLLDHPGLNKNMHIMCRQLQSSEHGVPLEIYAFSSDKRWANYEYIMSDIFDHIMASVEYFDLEIFELPSKIGRLE; this comes from the coding sequence ATGCATAAGCCTTTGGATAAAATATTTAACTTTTTATATCCGCTTTTTAGAGATTGGGGAATGAGTCGCAACTTTGCGTCTTATATCAGCCTGATCTTTAATATTGCCATTATGGTGGCTTTGGCTTACGCCATTTATTATGTCGCAAAATTTGTTTTAGTTACCTTGACCGCCATTTTTGCGCAAAAAACCAAAACAAAGTTTGACGATTACCTGATTCATAATAAAACAACAAAATATACGGCGTATTTAATTCCGTTTTTCTTTATCTATAAGGCTGTACCCATAATCCTGGATCGCTATGAATATTGGGAAACTCTTTTTGGGAAAATAGTGGGTATTTATATCGTTTTGATCAGTTTATGGATTATCAGAACGATTTTTAATGCCTTACGTGATTATTTAAAACAAAAGCCCGAATACAGCGACAAACCGATCGACAGCTTCGTTCAGGTTATTATGATTGTGCTTTGGATTTTTGGCGTTGCCATGATTATTTCGACATTATTCGGAATCAAAAAAGGGGAATTACTTACTATTTTAGGAACACTTTCTGCTATTATCATCTTGATTTTCAGAGATACTATTTTAGGATTTGTTTCCAGTGTTCAGGTTGCTATTAACGATATGGTTCGTATTGGCGACTGGATTACGATGGATAAATTTGGTGCCGATGGAGATGTAATTGAAATTAACTTAACGACCGTGAAAGTTCGAAATTTTGATAATACCATTACAACGATTCCAACCTATGCTTTAAGTTCAGACTCTTTTCAGAACTGGCGCGGTATGCAAAAATCTGACGGAAGACGTATTAAAAGACATGTATTAATCAAAAGCAGCAGTATTCGTTTTCTGACAAATGAAGATTTGAATCAGATGAAAAAAGTACAGCTTATTTCTTCTTATATCGTAACCAGACAAGCTGAAATTGAAAAATATAATGTTATGCACGGTATCGATAAAACCTTGTCTTTGAATGGTCGAAATATGACGAATTTAGGTTTGTTTCGAAAATACATCATGCAGTATCTGCTTGATCATCCCGGATTGAATAAAAACATGCATATCATGTGTCGCCAGCTGCAATCGAGTGAGCATGGAGTTCCTTTAGAAATTTATGCATTTTCAAGTGATAAACGCTGGGCAAATTACGAATATATTATGTCCGATATTTTTGATCATATAATGGCCTCTGTTGAATATTTTGATTTGGAAATATTCGAATTGCCTTCCAAAATAGGGAGATTGGAGTAA
- a CDS encoding DUF3817 domain-containing protein: MLKIFKVTAILEGISYLVLFANMLFIKTNNPELYHTLLRPLGMTHGVLFIGYIILAFLLRKSQNWDLKIFGIILIASLIPFGTFYIEKKYLENNA, encoded by the coding sequence ATGCTCAAGATTTTCAAAGTTACTGCAATTTTAGAAGGAATCTCCTATTTAGTTTTATTCGCAAACATGCTTTTCATTAAAACCAATAACCCTGAACTCTATCATACTTTACTACGTCCGTTAGGAATGACACATGGAGTATTATTTATTGGGTATATTATTTTGGCCTTTTTACTTAGAAAATCTCAAAACTGGGATCTCAAAATCTTCGGAATTATTTTGATTGCATCTCTTATTCCGTTTGGAACTTTCTACATCGAGAAAAAATATTTAGAAAATAATGCATAA
- a CDS encoding DUF6155 family protein, whose protein sequence is MSKRDLKKYLAELNKEQLEEQIIELYEKFIPVKTFYDFVFNPKEDKLLQESKTKISHEYFPVKKPNAKWRPKAKMRRSVAQKMIKHFILLGVDPFIIADLMLYNIEIAQTFSSGNLIKQELFYKSMFNSFEQAVNFIISNGILSEFKARILDIQQQTIQQKWKNKYDFEAILDKIDL, encoded by the coding sequence ATGAGTAAGCGCGATTTAAAAAAATATTTAGCCGAATTAAATAAGGAACAACTCGAAGAGCAAATTATCGAATTATACGAGAAATTTATTCCGGTAAAAACCTTTTATGATTTTGTTTTCAATCCCAAAGAAGACAAACTCTTACAGGAAAGTAAAACAAAAATTTCTCATGAATATTTTCCTGTCAAAAAGCCAAACGCAAAATGGCGTCCAAAAGCCAAAATGCGTCGGTCTGTAGCACAGAAAATGATCAAGCATTTTATTCTGTTAGGTGTTGATCCTTTTATCATTGCTGATTTGATGTTGTATAATATCGAAATAGCGCAAACGTTTTCTTCAGGAAACTTAATAAAGCAGGAATTGTTTTACAAAAGCATGTTTAATTCTTTCGAGCAAGCTGTAAATTTTATAATTTCTAACGGGATTTTATCTGAATTTAAAGCAAGAATTTTAGATATTCAACAGCAAACTATTCAACAAAAATGGAAAAACAAGTATGATTTTGAAGCAATTCTGGACAAAATCGACTTATAA
- a CDS encoding DEAD/DEAH box helicase, with product MSQNTLEIEREEKKELYAYQKGDIDAIFERLDNAPAQHHLLYQLPTGGGKTVIFSEIVRRYLAHNDKKVVVLTHRIELCKQTSKMLKGFGVSNKIINSKVKELPDQNDYSCFVAMVETLKNRINDEKLHLDNIGLVIIDEAHYNSFRKLLNSFKNAFILGVTATPLSSNIKLPMHQSYDELIVGDTISSLIDKGFLARATTYSYDVGLTSLKVGINGDYTVKSSDDLYTNTIMQEKLLHAYTERSLGKKTLIFNNGIHTSLYVYETFREAGYDIRHLDNTSSSEERKDILAWFKKTPDAILTSVGILTTGFDEPTVETIILNRATKSLTLYYQMIGRGSRKLPGKDEFTVIDLGNNAARFGLWSEPVNWQHIFKSPEFYLENLRDDTEIELYFKYSMPPELRAKFSKTADVTFDVDEEHKLIIKQNLRSKVVLDKSLEQHAAMCVDNTETLQEAKSLGKELDDDIECRIKRYAKCLSQCSKNYREWLVDDYKLKMVLLIGKKYREKIMNEPD from the coding sequence ATGTCTCAAAACACTTTAGAAATAGAAAGAGAAGAGAAAAAAGAACTTTATGCATATCAAAAAGGCGATATTGACGCTATTTTTGAACGTTTAGATAATGCTCCTGCTCAACATCATCTATTGTACCAATTACCTACCGGTGGAGGAAAAACTGTAATTTTTTCTGAAATCGTTCGTCGTTATTTAGCTCATAATGACAAAAAAGTGGTTGTATTAACACACCGTATAGAACTTTGTAAGCAAACTTCAAAAATGCTTAAAGGGTTTGGTGTCAGCAACAAAATAATCAATAGTAAAGTAAAAGAATTGCCTGATCAAAACGATTATTCTTGTTTCGTGGCGATGGTTGAAACTTTAAAAAATCGTATCAATGACGAGAAATTACATCTTGATAACATTGGTTTGGTGATTATTGATGAGGCACATTACAATTCATTTAGAAAATTATTAAACTCATTCAAAAACGCTTTTATTCTTGGAGTAACAGCAACACCTTTGAGTTCAAATATAAAATTACCAATGCATCAGAGTTACGACGAACTTATTGTAGGAGATACAATTAGTTCGTTGATTGACAAAGGATTCCTTGCACGCGCTACAACTTACAGTTATGATGTTGGTTTAACTTCATTAAAAGTGGGTATCAACGGAGATTATACCGTAAAATCTTCTGATGATTTGTATACCAATACAATTATGCAGGAAAAACTGTTACATGCTTATACAGAACGTTCTTTGGGTAAAAAAACCTTGATTTTCAACAACGGTATTCATACTTCATTATATGTATATGAAACGTTTAGAGAAGCGGGTTACGACATTAGACACCTTGATAACACAAGTAGTTCAGAAGAACGTAAAGATATTTTAGCATGGTTTAAGAAAACTCCGGATGCGATTTTAACATCAGTAGGAATTTTAACTACCGGTTTTGATGAGCCAACTGTTGAGACCATTATCTTAAACAGAGCAACAAAATCCTTAACGTTATACTACCAGATGATCGGTCGTGGATCTCGTAAATTACCTGGTAAAGACGAATTTACGGTTATCGATTTAGGTAATAATGCCGCGCGTTTTGGATTGTGGAGTGAGCCGGTTAACTGGCAACATATCTTTAAATCACCTGAATTTTATTTGGAAAATCTGCGTGATGACACTGAAATTGAATTGTATTTCAAATATAGTATGCCTCCGGAATTACGTGCAAAATTCAGTAAAACTGCCGATGTTACTTTTGATGTTGATGAGGAACATAAATTAATCATCAAACAGAATTTACGTTCTAAAGTAGTATTAGACAAATCACTAGAGCAGCATGCTGCAATGTGCGTAGACAATACTGAAACATTACAAGAAGCAAAATCATTAGGAAAAGAGCTTGACGACGATATCGAATGCCGAATCAAACGTTACGCAAAATGTTTGAGTCAATGCAGTAAAAACTACCGCGAATGGCTGGTTGACGATTATAAATTGAAAATGGTTTTATTAATCGGTAAAAAATACCGTGAAAAAATCATGAACGAACCGGATTGA
- a CDS encoding DEAD/DEAH box helicase — MSKQFSALGVSAPILKALSELNIVEPTEIQQKTIPLLLSETHDVVGLAKTGTGKTAAFGLPLLQLINTEIATVQAIILVPTRELGQQIFRNLEDFGKHIPNISIASTCGGIPIKPQIERLTQPTQIVVATPGRLIDLIQRKAIDLKQTQYLVLDEADEMVSILKESLDEIVAELPKKHRTLLFSATLPGTIKQLIQNYLNKNVVQVSANMETVGNQGIDHEYIVVDPIEKLDVLMHFLNSKEGERGIIFCKTKAAVNKLAKNLAINRFSSGALHGSLSQGIRDRIMEQFREGHINILVATDLAARGIDVKEISYVVNYHLPDTYETYVHRSGRTARAGAKGLSLTVLQEEEVIEIPEFEKELGIKFTKFQKPSVISLEENNTLLWAKQIFKTKPNHDISADLKTKVKTVFHHLTKDELIEKLMANYVLQNKVEVTEKPVKKFKK, encoded by the coding sequence ATGTCTAAACAATTCTCAGCATTAGGAGTTTCAGCACCAATATTAAAAGCATTAAGCGAATTAAACATTGTTGAACCGACAGAAATTCAACAAAAAACAATTCCGCTTTTACTGTCTGAAACGCACGATGTAGTTGGTTTAGCCAAAACAGGAACCGGAAAAACAGCTGCCTTTGGATTGCCATTATTGCAGTTAATTAATACCGAAATAGCAACAGTTCAAGCTATAATTTTAGTTCCGACAAGAGAACTTGGACAACAAATATTTAGAAATTTAGAAGATTTTGGAAAACATATTCCAAATATATCTATAGCTTCAACTTGTGGTGGAATCCCAATAAAACCACAAATTGAACGTCTAACACAGCCAACACAAATTGTTGTGGCAACACCAGGGCGTTTAATTGATTTAATTCAGCGTAAAGCAATTGACTTAAAACAAACTCAGTATTTAGTTTTAGATGAAGCCGATGAAATGGTTTCTATCCTAAAAGAAAGTTTGGACGAAATTGTAGCCGAACTTCCTAAAAAACATCGCACTTTATTATTTTCAGCAACTTTGCCTGGAACAATAAAACAACTGATTCAGAATTACTTAAATAAAAATGTAGTTCAGGTAAGTGCCAATATGGAAACTGTTGGTAACCAAGGAATAGATCATGAATATATTGTAGTTGACCCGATTGAAAAATTAGATGTTTTGATGCACTTTTTAAATTCTAAAGAAGGAGAACGCGGAATTATTTTCTGTAAAACCAAAGCTGCAGTCAATAAATTAGCTAAAAATCTGGCCATAAACCGTTTTTCTTCAGGAGCACTTCATGGAAGCTTGTCTCAGGGAATTCGTGACAGAATTATGGAGCAATTTCGTGAAGGACACATCAATATTTTAGTTGCAACCGATTTAGCTGCAAGGGGAATTGACGTAAAAGAGATCTCTTATGTGGTCAATTATCATTTGCCGGACACTTACGAAACTTACGTTCACAGAAGTGGAAGAACGGCAAGGGCAGGAGCAAAGGGGCTTTCTTTAACCGTTTTGCAGGAGGAAGAAGTAATTGAAATTCCGGAATTTGAAAAAGAATTAGGAATTAAATTTACCAAATTTCAAAAACCATCAGTAATAAGTTTAGAAGAAAACAATACGCTTTTATGGGCGAAGCAAATCTTCAAAACAAAGCCAAATCACGATATTTCAGCTGATTTAAAAACAAAAGTAAAAACCGTTTTTCATCATCTTACCAAAGATGAATTGATAGAGAAATTAATGGCAAATTACGTTTTACAAAACAAAGTTGAAGTAACAGAAAAGCCTGTTAAAAAATTCAAAAAGTAA
- a CDS encoding GNAT family N-acetyltransferase, with protein MAENIQIKKISLNEIDQLQKIGRQTFYETFSEANSEENMKNYLERGFSYEKLTAELTDENSEFYFATLNNEVIGYLKINFGSSQTELKNDKTLEIERIYVSKEFHGKKIGQLLYDKAIEIAKQKNSEYVWLGVWEENLRALSFYRKNGFVEFDKHIFKLGNDEQTDLMMKLKLDN; from the coding sequence ATGGCAGAAAATATCCAAATAAAAAAAATATCCCTAAACGAGATTGACCAATTACAAAAAATCGGGCGACAAACTTTTTATGAAACATTTTCAGAAGCAAATTCTGAAGAAAATATGAAAAATTATCTGGAAAGAGGGTTTTCATATGAAAAGCTTACAGCTGAACTTACAGATGAAAACTCTGAATTTTACTTCGCAACCCTTAATAATGAAGTAATCGGATATTTGAAAATTAATTTCGGATCCTCTCAAACCGAATTAAAAAACGATAAAACTCTTGAAATCGAAAGAATCTATGTTTCAAAAGAATTTCATGGAAAAAAAATCGGACAATTGCTTTATGACAAAGCTATCGAAATAGCAAAACAAAAAAATAGTGAATATGTATGGCTGGGTGTCTGGGAGGAAAATCTTAGAGCATTAAGTTTTTATAGAAAAAATGGTTTTGTTGAATTTGACAAACATATTTTTAAGCTAGGAAATGATGAGCAAACCGACCTTATGATGAAACTAAAATTGGATAATTAA